In Myotis daubentonii chromosome 6, mMyoDau2.1, whole genome shotgun sequence, a genomic segment contains:
- the LOC132236814 gene encoding amine sulfotransferase-like, with protein sequence MDNKDTYLLNFKDYNFESSLVDADFLENLDDFEIRDDDVFIITYPKSGTIWTQQILSLIYFEGHRNRTEDLATLDRVPFFEYNIRKTDFLNRPSPRLFCSHLPYYLVPKGLKSKKAKIIYVYRNPKDVMTSFFHFSNMVVRLEAENDMEHFMKRFLDGNVVGSRWFDHVRGWYEHRHDFSILFMMYEEMKKDLRSSVLKISRFLEKELSEEDVEAIVKQSTFQNMKSDPKANYDEILKYEIGKRTDEGHFLRKGTVGDWKHHLTVEQNERFDKIFQRNMKNLPLKFIWDLSEE encoded by the exons ATGGACAACAAAGACACATATTTGCTGAACTTTAAAGACTATAATTTTGAATCTTCTTTAGTTGATGCTGACTTTCTAGAAAATCTAGATGACTTTGAAATTAGAGATGATGATGTCTTCATAATTACGTATCCAAAATCTG gTACCATCTGGACTCAGCAGATACTCAGCTTGATTTATTTTGAGGGTCATCGTAACAGAACTGAAGACTTGGCAACGCTTGATAGAGTCCCCTTCTTTGAATACAATATACGCAAAACAGACTTTCTCAACAGACCGTCTCCTCGCCTCTTCTGTTCCCACCTCCCATATTATTTAGTACCAAAAGGTCTCAAGAGCAAAAAAGCTAAA ATTATTTACGTCTACAGAAACCCCAAGGATGTTATGACTTCATTCTTTCACTTTTCAAATATGGTGGTCCGGCTTGAAGCTGAGAATGATATGGAACATTTCATGAAAAGGTTTCTAGATGGAAATG TGGTAGGAAGCCGTTGGTTTGATCACGTCAGAGGCTGGTATGAGCACAGACATGACTTCAGTATTCTGTTTATGATGTATGAGGAAATGAAAAAG GATCTCAGAAGTTCTGTGCTTAAAATCAGCCGGTTTCTTGAGAAAGAACTGAGTGAAGAGGATGTGGAAGCTATTGTGAAACAGTCTACATTTCAGAACATGAAGTCTGATCCCAAAGCCAATTATGATGAGATTCTAAAatatgaaattgggaaaagaacCGATGAGGGACATTTTCTTCGCAAAG GTACCGTTGGAGACTGGAAACATCACTTGACAGTGGAGCAAAATGAAAGATTTGACAAAATATTCCAAAGGAATATGAAAAATTTGCCTTTGAAGTTCATCTGGGATTTAAGTGAGGAGTAA